A section of the Streptomyces sp. Je 1-369 genome encodes:
- the proP gene encoding glycine betaine/L-proline transporter ProP has product MTVTDPVMVKRAVKAAALGNAMEWFDFGVYSYIAVTLGKVFFPSGNPTAQLLSTFGAFAAAFLIRPLGGMVFGPLGDRVGRQKVLALTMIMMAAGTFAIGLIPSYASIGVWAPVLLLAARLVQGFSTGGEYAGASTFIAEYAPDKKRGFLGSWLEFGTLAGYIGGAGLVTLMTALLSSDDLLSWGWRIPFLIAGPMGLIGLYLRMKLEETPAFAAELEKAHKDEQTRAKVRLRDMVTGQWKALLLCMGLVLVFNVTDYMLLSYMPSYLTSELKYDETHGLLVILAVMAVMMCAQPFMGALTDRVGRRPVIAAGCVGFFLLSIPALILIRDGSLWAIALGLGALGMLLVCFTASMPSALPALFPTKVRYGSLSIGFNISVSVFGGTTPLIVTALIGATGDKMMPAYYMMAAAVIGGIAVWYMTESARKPLPGSPPAVETAAEARTMALRGTR; this is encoded by the coding sequence ATCACCGTCACGGACCCCGTGATGGTGAAGCGGGCGGTGAAGGCGGCCGCTCTCGGCAACGCGATGGAGTGGTTCGACTTCGGCGTCTACAGCTACATCGCCGTCACGCTCGGCAAGGTCTTCTTCCCCTCCGGCAACCCGACGGCGCAGCTGCTCTCCACGTTCGGCGCGTTCGCGGCGGCCTTCCTGATCCGGCCGCTCGGCGGCATGGTCTTCGGCCCACTCGGCGACCGCGTCGGCCGCCAGAAGGTCCTCGCGCTCACCATGATCATGATGGCGGCGGGCACGTTCGCGATCGGCCTGATCCCGTCGTACGCGTCGATCGGCGTCTGGGCGCCGGTGCTGCTCCTCGCGGCGCGCCTGGTGCAGGGCTTCTCGACGGGCGGCGAGTACGCGGGGGCCTCCACGTTCATCGCCGAGTACGCCCCCGACAAGAAGCGGGGCTTCCTCGGCAGCTGGCTGGAGTTCGGCACGCTGGCGGGGTACATCGGCGGCGCGGGCCTGGTCACCCTGATGACGGCCCTGCTCTCCTCCGACGACCTGCTCTCCTGGGGCTGGCGCATCCCGTTCCTGATCGCGGGCCCGATGGGCCTGATCGGCCTCTACCTCCGCATGAAGCTGGAGGAGACCCCGGCGTTCGCGGCCGAACTGGAGAAGGCCCACAAGGACGAGCAGACCCGAGCGAAGGTACGGCTGCGCGACATGGTCACGGGCCAGTGGAAGGCCCTCCTCCTCTGCATGGGCCTGGTCCTCGTCTTCAACGTCACGGACTACATGCTGCTGTCGTACATGCCGAGCTACCTGACCAGCGAGCTCAAGTACGACGAGACGCACGGCCTCCTGGTCATCCTGGCCGTCATGGCCGTGATGATGTGCGCCCAGCCGTTCATGGGGGCGCTCACGGACCGGGTGGGCCGCCGCCCGGTCATCGCCGCGGGCTGCGTCGGCTTCTTCCTGCTCTCGATCCCGGCGCTCATCCTGATCCGCGACGGCTCCCTGTGGGCGATCGCCCTGGGCCTGGGCGCGCTCGGCATGCTCCTGGTCTGCTTCACGGCCTCCATGCCGTCGGCCCTTCCCGCGCTCTTCCCCACGAAGGTCCGCTACGGCTCCCTCTCCATCGGCTTCAACATCTCCGTCTCGGTCTTCGGCGGCACGACCCCGCTGATCGTGACGGCACTGATCGGCGCGACGGGCGACAAGATGATGCCCGCGTACTACATGATGGCGGCGGCCGTGATCGGCGGCATCGCCGTCTGGTACATGACGGAATCCGCCCGCAAGCCACTGCCGGGCTCGCCTCCGGCGGTGGAGACGGCCGCCGAGGCGAGGACGATGGCTCTGCGCGGGACCAGGTGA
- a CDS encoding O-methyltransferase gives MTQEQHEQWDSVDDYFTTLLAPADETLTTALRDSDTAGLPRIAVAPNQGKLLHLLAQIQGARRILEIGTLGGYSTIWLARALPADGRLITLEHNPAHAHVARANIARAGLDKIVEIRVGPALDSLAVLGAEHEEHAEHAERAARPEAFDLVFIDADKVNNAHYLEWALELTRPGSLIILDNVVRGGAVTDATSTDPAILGTRSALELIAEHPRLTGTAVQTVGTKGYDGFALARVLA, from the coding sequence ATGACCCAGGAACAGCACGAACAGTGGGACTCCGTCGACGACTACTTCACCACCCTCCTCGCCCCCGCCGACGAGACCCTGACCACCGCCCTCCGCGACAGCGACACCGCAGGCCTCCCACGCATCGCCGTCGCCCCGAACCAGGGCAAGCTGCTCCACCTCCTCGCCCAGATCCAGGGAGCCCGCCGCATCCTGGAGATCGGCACCCTCGGCGGCTACAGCACCATCTGGCTGGCCCGCGCCCTGCCCGCCGACGGCCGCCTCATCACCCTCGAACACAACCCCGCGCACGCCCACGTGGCCCGCGCCAACATCGCCCGCGCCGGGCTCGACAAGATCGTCGAAATCCGCGTCGGCCCCGCCCTGGACTCGCTCGCCGTGCTCGGCGCCGAGCACGAGGAACACGCGGAACACGCGGAACGCGCCGCGCGCCCTGAAGCCTTCGACCTCGTCTTCATCGACGCCGACAAGGTCAACAACGCGCACTACCTGGAGTGGGCGCTGGAACTCACCCGCCCCGGCAGCCTGATCATCCTCGACAACGTCGTACGCGGCGGCGCGGTGACCGACGCCACCAGCACCGACCCGGCCATCCTCGGCACCCGCTCCGCACTCGAACTCATCGCGGAACACCCGAGGTTGACCGGCACAGCGGTACAGACGGTGGGCACCAAGGGCTACGACGGCTTCGCCCTGGCCCGCGTACTCGCCTGA
- a CDS encoding antibiotic biosynthesis monooxygenase family protein: MSVVKINVLTVPADQRETLEKRFASRAGAVENSDGFEWFELLRPIEGTDDYLVYTRWRDEESFQAWMEGPMKSAHQGGGDRPKPAASGSSVWSFEVVQQAAPKSA, from the coding sequence ATGAGCGTAGTCAAGATCAACGTCCTGACCGTCCCCGCCGACCAGCGCGAAACCCTCGAAAAGCGCTTCGCCTCCCGCGCCGGCGCCGTCGAGAACTCGGACGGCTTCGAGTGGTTCGAACTCCTCCGCCCCATCGAGGGCACCGACGACTACCTGGTGTACACGCGCTGGCGTGACGAGGAGTCGTTCCAGGCCTGGATGGAGGGCCCGATGAAGTCGGCCCATCAGGGCGGCGGCGACCGCCCGAAGCCCGCCGCGAGCGGCTCCTCGGTCTGGTCCTTCGAGGTCGTCCAGCAGGCAGCGCCCAAGAGCGCATAA
- a CDS encoding MDR family MFS transporter encodes MSQDVSAHPTGKGPGPVPIRGGGARAGSGHAANGHPPGGVLISIGALLLGMLLAALDQTIVSTALPTIVSDLGGMDHLSWVVTAYMLAATAATPLWGKLGDQYGRKKLFQTAIVIFLVGSALCGMAQNMPQLIGFRALQGLGGGGLMVLSMAIVGDLVSPRERGKYQGLFGAVFGATSVLGPLLGGLFTEHLSWRWVFYVNLPIGVIALVVIATTLHIPVRGTRHTIDYLGTFLIASVATCLVLVASLGGTTWAWGSAQIIGLAVLGVVLAAAFVAVERRAAEPVLPLKLFRIRTFTLSAVISFIVGFAMFGAMTYLPTFLQVVQGVTPTMSGVHMLPMVAGMLLSTTASGQIVSRTGRWKVFPIAGTAVTTIGLILLHQLDENSGTAEMSVFFFVFGLGLGLVMQVLVLIVQNAVSYEDLGVATSGATFFRSIGASFGVAIFGTIFTNRLGDKLTDALAGQQLPPGLSVSTLKADPRGIARLPADLRPDALHAYASSITDVFLYAAPVAFAAFVLAWFLREDKLRASVTAPDPTQTLASNPVERSSHDECARALSVLGTREGRREIYEKITARAGHDLLPASSWLLLRIARHGCVEPGKLAERTTVPLAVITAAARQVEERRLARRRGVEMVLTPRGHEVAATLAKAREESLSELLGDWWNPDRPTDLTQLVGELSSELCGSESERPGGGGATVVRAA; translated from the coding sequence ATGTCACAGGATGTCAGCGCCCACCCCACGGGGAAGGGACCCGGCCCCGTCCCGATACGCGGAGGCGGCGCGCGCGCAGGCAGCGGGCACGCCGCCAACGGGCACCCGCCCGGAGGCGTACTGATCTCCATCGGCGCGCTGCTCCTCGGCATGCTGCTCGCCGCGCTCGACCAGACCATCGTCTCCACCGCGCTGCCGACGATCGTCAGCGACCTCGGCGGCATGGACCATCTGTCCTGGGTCGTCACGGCGTACATGCTGGCCGCGACGGCCGCTACCCCGCTGTGGGGCAAGCTCGGCGACCAGTACGGCCGCAAGAAGCTGTTCCAGACCGCGATCGTGATCTTCCTGGTCGGCTCGGCGCTCTGCGGCATGGCGCAGAACATGCCGCAGCTCATCGGGTTCCGCGCACTGCAAGGACTCGGCGGCGGCGGTCTGATGGTGCTGTCCATGGCGATCGTCGGAGACCTCGTGTCACCGCGCGAACGCGGCAAGTACCAGGGCCTGTTCGGCGCGGTCTTCGGCGCGACCAGCGTCCTCGGACCGCTGCTCGGCGGCCTTTTCACGGAGCATCTCAGCTGGCGCTGGGTCTTCTACGTCAACCTGCCGATCGGCGTGATCGCGCTCGTCGTCATCGCCACCACCCTGCACATCCCGGTACGCGGCACCCGGCACACCATCGACTACCTGGGCACGTTCCTCATCGCCTCCGTAGCCACCTGCCTGGTCCTCGTCGCCTCGCTCGGCGGCACCACGTGGGCCTGGGGATCGGCGCAGATCATCGGGCTCGCGGTACTCGGCGTGGTGCTCGCCGCGGCGTTCGTGGCGGTGGAACGCAGGGCCGCGGAACCGGTCCTCCCCCTCAAACTCTTCCGGATCCGCACCTTCACGCTGTCCGCCGTGATCAGCTTCATCGTGGGCTTCGCGATGTTCGGGGCGATGACGTACCTGCCGACGTTCTTGCAGGTCGTACAGGGGGTCACGCCCACCATGTCGGGCGTCCACATGCTGCCGATGGTGGCGGGCATGCTCCTCTCCACGACCGCCTCAGGGCAGATCGTCAGCCGTACGGGCCGCTGGAAGGTCTTCCCGATCGCGGGCACGGCCGTCACCACGATCGGCCTGATCCTCCTCCACCAGCTGGACGAGAACAGCGGCACGGCCGAGATGAGCGTGTTCTTCTTCGTCTTCGGCCTGGGACTCGGCCTCGTCATGCAGGTCCTCGTCCTCATCGTGCAGAACGCCGTGAGCTACGAGGATCTGGGCGTCGCCACGTCCGGCGCGACGTTCTTCCGCTCCATCGGCGCCTCCTTCGGCGTAGCGATCTTCGGCACGATCTTCACCAACCGGCTCGGCGACAAACTGACCGACGCGCTCGCGGGGCAGCAGCTCCCGCCGGGCCTGAGCGTGAGCACCCTCAAGGCGGACCCGCGCGGCATCGCACGGCTCCCTGCCGACCTGCGCCCCGACGCCCTGCACGCATACGCCTCATCGATCACGGACGTCTTCCTCTACGCGGCACCGGTCGCCTTCGCCGCCTTCGTCCTCGCCTGGTTCCTGCGCGAGGACAAGTTGCGCGCCTCGGTCACGGCACCCGACCCGACGCAGACGCTGGCCAGCAATCCCGTGGAACGTTCCTCGCACGACGAGTGCGCGCGGGCCCTCTCGGTGCTCGGGACGCGCGAGGGCAGGCGCGAGATCTACGAGAAGATCACGGCACGGGCCGGCCACGACCTGCTGCCCGCGTCGAGCTGGCTTCTCCTGCGCATCGCGAGGCACGGCTGCGTCGAACCGGGCAAGCTGGCGGAGCGCACCACGGTGCCGCTGGCCGTCATCACGGCGGCCGCCCGCCAGGTCGAGGAACGCCGCCTCGCGCGCCGGCGCGGCGTGGAGATGGTGCTCACTCCCCGGGGCCACGAGGTCGCGGCCACGCTGGCGAAGGCCCGCGAGGAGTCCCTGTCGGAGCTGCTCGGCGACTGGTGGAACCCGGACCGCCCCACGGACTTGACCCAGCTGGTCGGGGAGCTCAGCTCGGAGCTGTGCGGCTCGGAGTCGGAGCGGCCGGGGGGTGGCGGCGCGACGGTGGTACGCGCGGCGTGA
- a CDS encoding peptidoglycan-binding domain-containing protein gives MAGQGDEEAVAGDIGGDAGKSVDRARDRSAAGAAAADFDPLRIRPYVSLPDPVGSPAESSGGEDRSGDRGAGADRPPVAASDVRHVTADSADSADTSDAEAGAAPYQDFAPPETPPEKRGLRKRPLVLLAGAGAGTVAALTAATVFVIGMLSAASDGPTRDRAVPDDLASAHADPTKPAAPSANPPASSSRTPSAPPSDLPSQSTSPPARSASPSPSSSSSEAPSTGRATESAGASASPPRRTADATLRQGDKGARVTELQGRLAQLYLYVGERDGSYSYEVAAAVRRYQWARGLRDDAQGEYGRETRRSLESETTEP, from the coding sequence GTGGCCGGACAGGGAGACGAAGAAGCAGTTGCGGGGGACATAGGGGGCGACGCGGGGAAATCGGTGGATCGGGCGCGGGACCGGTCCGCCGCCGGTGCGGCCGCGGCGGACTTCGATCCGCTACGGATACGGCCGTACGTTTCGCTGCCCGATCCCGTCGGATCGCCTGCCGAGTCGTCCGGGGGCGAGGACAGGAGCGGCGACAGGGGTGCGGGTGCGGACCGTCCTCCGGTCGCGGCCTCGGACGTACGCCATGTCACCGCGGACAGCGCGGACAGCGCGGACACCTCGGACGCGGAAGCAGGTGCCGCTCCGTACCAGGACTTCGCGCCCCCCGAGACGCCCCCTGAGAAGCGGGGCCTCCGTAAACGCCCCCTCGTACTGCTCGCCGGAGCCGGAGCCGGCACCGTCGCCGCCCTGACCGCCGCCACCGTCTTCGTGATCGGGATGCTCTCCGCGGCCTCGGACGGGCCGACCCGGGACCGGGCGGTGCCCGACGACCTCGCGTCGGCCCACGCGGACCCCACGAAGCCCGCGGCGCCCTCCGCGAACCCGCCCGCGTCGTCCTCGCGCACTCCGTCCGCGCCGCCGAGCGACCTGCCCTCACAATCGACGTCGCCCCCTGCCCGGTCCGCGTCTCCGTCCCCGTCTTCGTCTTCGTCCGAAGCGCCGTCCACGGGGCGTGCGACGGAATCGGCCGGGGCGTCCGCGTCACCGCCGCGCAGGACGGCCGACGCGACGTTGCGGCAGGGGGACAAGGGAGCGCGGGTCACGGAGCTGCAGGGCAGGCTGGCGCAGCTGTACCTGTACGTGGGTGAGCGGGACGGCTCGTACTCGTACGAGGTCGCCGCCGCCGTACGTCGCTACCAGTGGGCCCGAGGTCTCAGGGACGACGCGCAGGGCGAGTACGGACGCGAGACGCGGCGCAGCCTGGAGTCGGAGACGACGGAACCCTGA
- a CDS encoding HAD-IA family hydrolase, which yields MTATATTADPVAPVLTARAVLLDMDGTLVNSDAVVERCWQRWSARHGLDFDEVIKVVHGRQGYASMAVLLPERSMEENYAENREMLAAETADMEGVVPVPGAPAFLASLTALRLPHALVTSADVPLSTGRMAAAGLALPDVRVTAESVGASKPDPEGFLKGAAALGFDPADCIVFEDSEAGIRAGQAAGMRVVGVGPRAARFGPTVHVEDLTAVGVADAGDGSIRLTF from the coding sequence ATGACGGCCACGGCCACGACCGCCGACCCTGTCGCACCCGTCCTGACCGCCCGGGCCGTCCTCCTCGACATGGACGGCACCCTCGTCAACTCCGACGCCGTCGTCGAACGCTGCTGGCAGCGCTGGTCCGCGCGGCACGGCCTCGACTTCGACGAGGTCATCAAGGTCGTCCACGGACGGCAGGGCTACGCGTCCATGGCGGTGCTGCTGCCCGAGCGGTCCATGGAGGAGAACTACGCGGAGAACCGCGAGATGCTCGCCGCCGAGACCGCCGACATGGAGGGCGTCGTCCCGGTGCCGGGCGCTCCCGCGTTCCTGGCGTCGCTGACCGCCCTGCGCCTGCCGCACGCGCTCGTGACCTCCGCCGACGTGCCGCTGTCCACCGGACGGATGGCCGCGGCCGGGCTCGCCCTGCCGGACGTACGGGTGACCGCTGAGAGCGTCGGCGCGAGCAAGCCGGACCCCGAGGGCTTCCTCAAGGGCGCGGCCGCGCTCGGCTTCGACCCGGCGGACTGCATCGTCTTCGAGGACTCCGAGGCGGGGATACGGGCGGGGCAGGCGGCCGGTATGCGCGTCGTGGGCGTGGGCCCGCGCGCCGCGCGGTTCGGTCCCACGGTGCACGTCGAGGACCTGACGGCGGTGGGGGTCGCCGATGCGGGTGACGGGTCGATACGGCTGACGTTCTGA
- a CDS encoding TMEM165/GDT1 family protein, with protein sequence MISFSVMALVFGVVFLAELPDKTALAGLVLGTRYRASYVFAGVAAAFTVHVVLAVAAGSVLTLLPQQLVHALTGVLFLAGAAMLLLKGGDDEEDIKQPENQSFWKVSGAGFMLILVAEFGDLTQIMTANLAARYNDPLSVGLGAVLALWAVAGLGIVGGKALMKRVPLALITKIAALLMLGLGVWSLYEAIAG encoded by the coding sequence TTGATCAGCTTCAGCGTGATGGCGCTCGTCTTCGGCGTCGTCTTCCTGGCCGAACTGCCGGACAAGACGGCACTGGCCGGTCTCGTCCTCGGCACGCGCTACCGCGCCTCCTATGTCTTCGCCGGTGTCGCCGCCGCCTTCACCGTCCACGTGGTGCTCGCCGTCGCGGCGGGCAGCGTCCTGACCCTGCTCCCGCAGCAGCTGGTCCACGCACTGACCGGCGTCCTCTTCCTGGCCGGTGCCGCGATGCTGCTGCTCAAGGGCGGCGACGACGAGGAAGACATCAAGCAGCCCGAGAACCAGAGCTTCTGGAAGGTGTCCGGCGCGGGCTTCATGCTCATCCTGGTCGCCGAGTTCGGCGATCTGACGCAGATCATGACCGCGAACCTCGCCGCCCGTTACAACGACCCGCTCTCCGTGGGCCTCGGCGCGGTGCTCGCGCTGTGGGCGGTCGCCGGGCTCGGCATCGTCGGCGGCAAGGCGCTGATGAAGCGGGTGCCGCTGGCGCTCATCACGAAGATCGCGGCGCTGCTGATGCTGGGGCTCGGGGTGTGGAGCCTTTACGAGGCGATTGCTGGGTGA
- a CDS encoding HNH endonuclease family protein — translation MSAVYARRSTQHIRNTQHTQHTQHIRRIRPVRRTRAAFAAAAVALAAAATLVTGTPAQAAPPAPVSAATARTYLGGLTVKAEGSSDGYSRDKFPHWKTQSGACNTREVVLKRDGTNVEQDSSCAATSGTWKSAYDGATWTVASDLDIDHVVPLSEAWKSGANSWTTAQRQGFANDLTRPQLIAVTDNVNQAKGDKDPAEWMPPTASYHCYYARMWVDVKHHYKLSVNTEEKSKLSSILNGC, via the coding sequence ATGTCCGCTGTCTACGCGCGTCGAAGCACCCAGCACATCCGGAACACCCAGCACACCCAGCACACCCAGCACATCCGGCGCATCCGGCCCGTCCGCCGCACCCGCGCCGCCTTCGCCGCCGCAGCCGTCGCCCTGGCCGCCGCCGCCACCCTCGTCACCGGCACCCCCGCCCAGGCCGCTCCTCCGGCCCCGGTCAGCGCCGCCACCGCCCGGACCTACCTCGGCGGCCTCACCGTCAAGGCCGAGGGCTCCTCCGACGGCTACAGCCGCGACAAGTTCCCGCACTGGAAGACGCAGTCCGGGGCCTGCAACACCCGCGAGGTCGTCCTCAAGCGCGACGGCACGAACGTCGAGCAGGACTCCAGCTGCGCCGCCACCTCCGGCACCTGGAAGTCCGCCTACGACGGCGCGACCTGGACCGTCGCGTCCGACCTCGACATCGACCACGTCGTGCCGCTCTCCGAGGCCTGGAAGTCCGGCGCGAACAGCTGGACCACCGCGCAGCGACAGGGCTTCGCCAACGATCTGACCCGGCCGCAGCTGATCGCCGTGACCGACAACGTGAACCAGGCGAAGGGCGACAAGGACCCGGCCGAGTGGATGCCGCCCACCGCCTCGTACCACTGCTACTACGCCCGCATGTGGGTGGACGTGAAGCACCACTACAAGCTGAGCGTGAACACCGAGGAGAAGAGCAAGCTCTCCTCGATCCTCAACGGCTGCTGA
- a CDS encoding alkaline phosphatase D family protein — protein MARLRLGPLLRYVDGSTATVWVESDRPCTAEVRCADGAGGTARTFQIAGHHYALVPVTGLTPGTETAYEVRLGDGAEAAVWPLPDSPFPASTIRTPPRPGNGGEGNDSEGSGGEGDAELRVTFGSCRWAAPPSGEHDPVGPDALDTLAARIAADPDAERPDVLLLLGDQVYADQTSKATQRWLAARRDLTEAPGMQVADYEEYTHLYYESWLDPEVRWLLSTVPSNMIFDDHDLVDDWNTSAAWVAEMRATPWWRERILSGLMSYWVHQHLGNLPPDELAHDKLYASVCAAPDGTDVLRAFAAAADADAGAARWSYRRDFGRVRLLMVDTRAARVLAEGERAMLDAAEAEWVREQALADPGSYDHLLIGTSLPWLLPHLIHDAEGWNAALCRGERGERWARFGENLRRRSDLEHWAAFPASFEALTELIAEAGSGPGAPATVCVLSGDVHHAYVAEPSWPAGAGPDARVLQLTCSPVHNSIPASIRLGFRFGWSRVGRSLGRRFARHAKVSQAGIDWRRTGGPWFGNQLMTLTLRGRSARLRLDQARAVRGGGVRLETAEETRLS, from the coding sequence GTGGCACGGCTGCGCCTGGGTCCACTGCTGAGGTACGTCGACGGTTCCACGGCGACCGTCTGGGTCGAGTCCGACCGGCCCTGCACCGCCGAGGTGCGGTGCGCGGACGGCGCGGGCGGTACGGCGCGTACCTTCCAGATCGCCGGTCACCACTACGCGCTCGTCCCGGTCACCGGACTGACACCGGGCACGGAGACGGCGTACGAGGTGCGGCTCGGCGACGGCGCGGAGGCCGCCGTATGGCCGCTGCCCGATTCGCCCTTCCCCGCGAGCACCATCCGCACGCCCCCGCGCCCCGGCAACGGCGGTGAGGGCAACGACAGCGAGGGCAGCGGCGGCGAGGGCGACGCGGAGCTGCGGGTCACGTTCGGCTCCTGCCGGTGGGCCGCCCCGCCGTCCGGTGAGCACGACCCCGTGGGGCCCGACGCGCTGGACACGCTCGCCGCCCGCATCGCCGCCGACCCGGACGCCGAACGCCCGGACGTCCTGCTGCTCCTGGGCGATCAGGTGTACGCGGACCAGACCTCCAAGGCCACCCAGCGCTGGCTCGCCGCCCGCCGCGACCTCACCGAGGCGCCGGGCATGCAGGTCGCGGACTACGAGGAGTACACGCACCTCTATTACGAGTCCTGGCTCGACCCCGAGGTGCGCTGGCTCCTGTCGACCGTCCCCAGCAACATGATCTTCGACGACCACGATCTCGTCGACGATTGGAACACCAGCGCCGCCTGGGTCGCCGAGATGCGGGCCACGCCCTGGTGGCGCGAGCGCATCCTGAGCGGCCTCATGTCGTACTGGGTCCACCAGCACCTCGGCAATCTGCCGCCCGACGAACTGGCCCACGACAAGCTCTACGCCTCCGTGTGCGCGGCCCCGGACGGCACGGACGTGCTGCGCGCCTTCGCCGCCGCGGCCGACGCGGACGCGGGTGCCGCCCGCTGGAGCTACCGGCGGGACTTCGGGCGGGTCCGGCTGCTGATGGTGGACACCCGCGCGGCCCGCGTCCTCGCGGAGGGCGAGCGCGCGATGCTCGACGCCGCCGAGGCGGAGTGGGTGCGCGAACAGGCCCTCGCGGATCCGGGGTCGTACGACCATCTCCTCATCGGCACCTCGCTGCCCTGGCTGCTCCCCCACCTCATCCATGACGCCGAGGGGTGGAACGCCGCGCTGTGCCGCGGTGAGCGCGGCGAGCGCTGGGCCCGGTTCGGGGAGAACCTGCGCCGACGCTCCGACCTGGAACACTGGGCCGCCTTCCCCGCCTCCTTCGAAGCGCTCACCGAACTGATCGCGGAGGCGGGCTCGGGCCCGGGGGCTCCCGCGACGGTGTGCGTGCTCTCCGGCGACGTCCACCACGCCTACGTCGCCGAGCCGAGCTGGCCCGCGGGCGCGGGACCCGACGCGCGGGTGCTCCAGCTGACCTGCTCCCCCGTCCACAACTCCATCCCCGCGTCGATCAGGCTCGGGTTCCGCTTCGGCTGGAGCCGGGTGGGGCGCAGCCTCGGACGGCGGTTCGCCCGGCACGCCAAGGTGTCGCAGGCGGGCATCGACTGGCGCAGGACGGGCGGGCCCTGGTTCGGCAACCAGCTCATGACCCTGACGCTGCGCGGCCGTTCGGCCCGGCTGCGGCTGGATCAGGCGCGGGCGGTGCGGGGTGGGGGCGTGCGGCTCGAGACGGCGGAGGAGACGCGGCTTTCGTAA
- a CDS encoding DoxX family protein produces the protein MTGRLNNAQPYALGLFRIVIGLLFACHGAASLFGVLGGAAGGGTIDVGTWPGWYAAVIQLVGGILVLLGLGTRAAAFISSGSMAYAYFKVHQPEALWPMENGGESAAIFCWAMLLFVFTGSGALGLDRLFASRSESGDKEDADAKRTPVAA, from the coding sequence ATGACTGGACGTCTCAACAACGCCCAGCCCTACGCCCTCGGCCTGTTCCGCATAGTGATCGGCCTGCTCTTCGCCTGCCACGGCGCCGCGTCCCTCTTCGGCGTCCTCGGCGGCGCCGCGGGCGGCGGCACGATCGACGTCGGCACGTGGCCCGGCTGGTACGCGGCCGTCATCCAGCTCGTCGGCGGCATCCTGGTCCTGCTGGGCCTCGGCACCCGCGCCGCCGCGTTCATCTCCTCCGGCTCGATGGCCTACGCGTACTTCAAGGTCCACCAGCCCGAGGCCCTGTGGCCCATGGAGAACGGCGGCGAGAGCGCGGCGATCTTCTGCTGGGCGATGCTGCTCTTCGTCTTCACCGGATCCGGTGCACTCGGCCTCGACCGGCTCTTCGCCTCACGGAGCGAGAGCGGCGACAAGGAGGACGCGGACGCGAAGCGCACGCCGGTCGCGGCCTGA
- a CDS encoding DedA family protein — translation MLEVVGALTGSPWIYAVVALSVLFDVFVPVLPSGVIVIMSATAAAAAGTGAAGQVPHAVPDIMMLTLCAATASVLGDMVAFRLAWRGGERLDRAIARSRRLTTAQERLGTALARGGGVLVVIARFAPAGRSIVSLGAGAAHRRVREFLPWSVLAGVAWAGYSVALGYFGAQWLGATWLATGVSLLALFAAGAGAAFLVRRPKPTTTPG, via the coding sequence GTGCTTGAAGTTGTGGGGGCGTTGACCGGCAGTCCGTGGATTTACGCGGTCGTGGCCCTGTCCGTCCTGTTCGACGTCTTCGTACCCGTCCTGCCGAGCGGGGTCATCGTCATCATGTCGGCGACCGCGGCCGCGGCGGCGGGGACAGGGGCGGCGGGGCAGGTCCCGCACGCCGTGCCCGACATCATGATGCTCACCCTCTGCGCGGCCACCGCGTCCGTGCTCGGCGACATGGTCGCCTTCCGGCTCGCCTGGCGCGGCGGCGAACGGCTCGACCGCGCGATCGCCCGTTCCCGGCGGCTGACCACCGCGCAGGAACGCCTCGGCACGGCGCTCGCGCGGGGCGGTGGCGTCCTGGTCGTCATCGCCCGCTTCGCACCGGCCGGCCGATCGATCGTCTCCCTCGGCGCGGGCGCGGCCCACCGCAGGGTGCGCGAGTTCCTCCCGTGGTCCGTCCTGGCGGGCGTGGCCTGGGCCGGCTACAGCGTCGCCCTCGGCTACTTCGGCGCACAGTGGCTCGGCGCGACGTGGCTGGCGACGGGCGTCTCGCTGCTGGCGCTGTTCGCGGCGGGCGCGGGGGCGGCCTTCCTGGTACGCCGCCCGAAGCCGACGACGACACCCGGCTGA
- a CDS encoding DUF2277 domain-containing protein: MCRSIKTLRPPAIPEDATEEEIRAAALQYVRKVSGFRAPAAHNREVFDHAVDAVTKATAELLAGLEVRGTAATASTAARVS, translated from the coding sequence ATGTGCCGAAGCATCAAGACGCTCCGCCCGCCCGCGATCCCCGAGGACGCCACCGAGGAGGAGATCCGCGCGGCCGCGCTCCAGTACGTCCGCAAGGTCTCCGGCTTCCGCGCGCCCGCCGCCCACAACCGCGAGGTGTTCGACCACGCGGTGGACGCGGTCACGAAGGCGACGGCGGAGCTGCTGGCGGGCTTGGAGGTACGAGGGACTGCGGCGACTGCGTCGACTGCGGCGAGGGTGTCGTAG